A single window of Scyliorhinus torazame isolate Kashiwa2021f chromosome 29, sScyTor2.1, whole genome shotgun sequence DNA harbors:
- the LOC140404147 gene encoding ferritin heavy chain A-like, producing the protein MASQVRQNYHKDCEDAVNKQINLELYSSYVYLSMSSYFDRDDVALRHFAEFFKEQSHEEREHAEKLMQFQNKRGGRIILEDVKLCDFLETHYLDEQVKMIKKLGDHITNLKRLGAPENGTGEYLFDKLTLD; encoded by the exons ATGGCTTCCCAAGTGCGTCAGAACTACCACAAGGACTGTGAGGATGCTGTTAACAAGCAGATCAACCTGGAGCTCTATTCCTCCTATGTTTACCTCTCCATG TCCTCTTACTTTGACCGGGATGACGTTGCCCTGCGTCACTTTGCTGAGTTCTTCAAGGAGcagtcacatgaggaacgggaacACGCTGAGAAACTGATGCAATTCCAGAATAAACGTGGAGGCCGCATCATCCTGGAGGATGTCAAG CTTTGTGACTTCCTGGAGACTCACTACTTGGATGAACAAGTGAAGATGATCAAGAAGCTCGGAGATCACATCACCAACCTGAAGAGACTGGGAGCCCCTGAGAATGGCACGGGAGAGTACCTGTTTGACAAGCTCACCCTGGATTGA
- the LOC140403786 gene encoding ferritin heavy chain, oocyte isoform-like, whose amino-acid sequence MAFQVRQNYHKDCEDAVNKQINLELYSSYVYLSMSSYFDRDDVALRHFAEFFKEQSHEEREHAEKLMEFQNKRGGRIILGDVKKPEQDEWSNGLEAMQRALQMEKNVNQSLLDLHKLSSGNTDPHLCDFLETHDLDEQVKMIKKLGDHITNLKRLGAPENGTGEYLFDKLTLD is encoded by the exons ATGGCTTTCCAAGTGCGTCAGAACTACCACAAGGACTGTGAGGATGCTGTTAACAAGCAGATCAACCTGGAGCTCTATTCCTCCTATGTTTACCTCTCCATG TCCTCTTACTTTGACCGGGATGATGTTGCCCTGCGTCACTTTGCTGAGTTCTTCAAGGAGcagtcacatgaggaacgggaacATGCTGAGAAACTGATGGAATTCCAGAATAAACGTGGAGGCCGCATCATCCTGGGGGATGTCAAG AAACCAGAGCAGGATGAGTGGAGCAATGGTCTGGAGGCAATGCAGAGAGCTCTTCAGATGGAGAAGAATGTGAACCAGAGTCTGCTggatctgcacaaactctcctctgggAACACTGACCCTCAT CTTTGTGACTTCCTGGAGACTCACGACTTGGATGAACAAGTGAAGATGATCAAGAAGCTCGGAGATCACATCACCAACCTGAAGAGACTGGGAGCCCCTGAGAATGGCACGGGAGAGTACCTGTTTGACAAGCTCACCCTGGATTGA